In the Cyanobacteria bacterium GSL.Bin1 genome, TCGGAACCCTTTTATTTTTAATTCCCTTCTGCTTGATGGTAATTTATTTTTCTTGGGGAACCATTGTTAACTCATGGCAAATCTTAGAAATGTCTCCCGATCCAGGTGGCTTACCGCGTTATCCCATCAAATCAATGATTATTGTTAGCTTTGGTTTACTACTTTTACAAGGTTTTGCTGATACGATTAGTAATCTCGCCATCATCATGAACCTGAAACAACCACAAGAAAATAATGAATAGTGATTGGTTAGGACTGACAATGTTCGCGGGGGCATTTGCCTTTCTCCTGCTTGGCTATCCTGTTGCGTTTGCCCTGGGAGGGGTTGCTATTCTCTTTGCCCTGATTGGATTTGCCCTTGGGGTTTTTGATCCGATTTTCCTCTCAGCGATGCCCCAACGAATCTTTGGCATTATGTCCAACTATACCCTGTTGGCAATTCCTTACTTTATCTTTCTCGGGTCAATGTTAGAAAAGTCGGGAATGGCAGAAAAGTTGCTTGAGACGATGGGCATTTTGTTTGGGCGGATGCGTGGCGGGTTAGCTCTAGCAGTCGTTATTGTCGGAACCTTATTAGCCGCTTCCACAGGAGTGGTTGCAGCAACCGTCGTGGCGATGGGACTGATTTCGTTACCTGTCATGTTACGCTACGGCTATAATAAAAGTTTGGCAACCGGTGTCATTGCCGCCTCAGGCACGTTAGGGCAAATTGTTCCGCCGAGTGTAGTATTGGTGGTCTTAGGGGATCAACTGGGCGTTTCTGTCGGTGACTTGTTTATTGGGTCTTTGATTCCGGGATTGTTAATGGCAACTGCCTTTGCGCTACACATTATTCTGATTGCTGTGATTAAGCCGGAATTTGCCCCAGCCTTACCAAAAGAGGTGCGAAATATTGGGGGGAAAGCCCTGAGAAAGCAAGTACTAGCTGTGATGATTCCACCCTTGCTGTTAATTATTTTGGTTTTAGGCAGTATCTTTTTTGGCATTGCTACCCCAACAGAAGCCGGTGCAGTGGGCTGTTTGGGCGCGATCGCGCTGGCTGCAGCCAACCGTCAACTCAACTGGGCCGCTTTAAAGCAAGTGTGTGAAGCCACTTTACGCATTACCAGCATGG is a window encoding:
- a CDS encoding TRAP transporter large permease subunit, encoding MNSDWLGLTMFAGAFAFLLLGYPVAFALGGVAILFALIGFALGVFDPIFLSAMPQRIFGIMSNYTLLAIPYFIFLGSMLEKSGMAEKLLETMGILFGRMRGGLALAVVIVGTLLAASTGVVAATVVAMGLISLPVMLRYGYNKSLATGVIAASGTLGQIVPPSVVLVVLGDQLGVSVGDLFIGSLIPGLLMATAFALHIILIAVIKPEFAPALPKEVRNIGGKALRKQVLAVMIPPLLLIILVLGSIFFGIATPTEAGAVGCLGAIALAAANRQLNWAALKQVCEATLRITSMVMFILLGSTAFSLVFRGLDGDRVMFNILSNLPGEEIGFLVTSLLTVFILGFFIDFFEIAFIVIPIFLPVAEALGIDLVWFGVVFGANLQTSFLTPPFGFALFYLRGVAPPEVKTQDIYRGVIPFIIIQILVLILIIAFPQLVNFLLEVSQDIT